The DNA window CTTGCTTTAGGTTCTCGTGCTGATGCCAGTACAGTTAGGCCCGGCGAGAAAAAAGCTGAAATAAGCGCCATTTTTACCGTAGAATCAAGTTCCCTCGCCTACAAATGGCTAACCGAGCACGAATTAAATAATGAAGATGAATGTATCCTGCGCCGCATTATTACTGCAGAAGGTCGATCTAAGGGCTATATCAACGGTGTGCCAGTACCATTGCAGCAACTCAAAGCACTGTCTCAATTTTTGGTTCAAGTACATGGACAACATGCACATCAAACTTTATTAAAACCAGAAATCCAATTCGCGATCCTCGATGGTTATGCCAGCCATACAAAATTACAGACGAGCGTCCGTGATAGTTACCGCAATTGGCATAATTTAGCGGATGAAGAAAAGAAACTAATACAAAACCAGCAGCAACGGGCAGCCAGACAACAGCTATTACAATATCAAGTATCAGAACTTAACGAGTTTGCCTTAGCCGATGGTGAATACAGCCAAATTGAAGCTGAGCATAAGCTATTAGCCAACAGCACTGAATTAGTTCAAGAGTGCATGACGAGTTTAGATACTCTGTATGAAAATGAAGACAATACCATCTGTAGCATGCTACAAATAGTAACTCAGCGTCTAGAAAATTTGTTAGACATGGATCCAAAACTAAAGTCAATCACAGATACCTTGCAAGAGGCGGTAGTGCTGGCCGAAGAAGCTGGTAATGAACTTCGCAGTTACACAGATAATCTTGACCGCGACCCAGAAAAATTTGAATACCTTGATGAACGTTTAGGTAAGGCCTTAGAACTCGCACGTAAACACCAAGTACCCGCAGATCAGCTCGCGACACATCACCAAATGCTAAAAGCCGAATTAGACAATATTGCCGGTGACGATGAACGAATTGAGAGTATCAAGCTAGAAC is part of the Moritella viscosa genome and encodes:
- the recN gene encoding DNA repair protein RecN, whose product is MLTQLTIHNFAIVKFLELELKSGMTTVTGETGAGKSIAIDALGLALGSRADASTVRPGEKKAEISAIFTVESSSLAYKWLTEHELNNEDECILRRIITAEGRSKGYINGVPVPLQQLKALSQFLVQVHGQHAHQTLLKPEIQFAILDGYASHTKLQTSVRDSYRNWHNLADEEKKLIQNQQQRAARQQLLQYQVSELNEFALADGEYSQIEAEHKLLANSTELVQECMTSLDTLYENEDNTICSMLQIVTQRLENLLDMDPKLKSITDTLQEAVVLAEEAGNELRSYTDNLDRDPEKFEYLDERLGKALELARKHQVPADQLATHHQMLKAELDNIAGDDERIESIKLELQESEAKYHQQATKLSSSRQKYAKQLNKLITASMHELSMENGCFEITLESSEHKTPNPQGLDNINFLVSTNPGQPLQALGKVASGGELSRISLAIQVITAQKISTPTLIFDEVDVGISGQTASIVGKLLRQLGNKTQVMCVTHLPQVASKGHQQMFVSKTTDGKTTETCMKPLSQEKRIEELARLLGGDKITASTLSNAAEMLV